A genomic region of Gemmata massiliana contains the following coding sequences:
- a CDS encoding AI-2E family transporter: MASDWQRALVALSATVVGTALIALLFWARSIFIPVTLAIFLSFVLAPVVNRLQRRGLGRTTAVIVTVGLLVLVTAGVGAAITQQVTQLADTLPDKRDTIRQKVTAAKEWVVGNGNSRFGELIDDVSNAVSPKPATPPMVVETQSSSFTSQLDVYLGPAAEFLGQAAFTFILTVFMLLKREDLRNRMIRLLGSGKVTTTTKAVDDASQRISRYLFSQLMVNSAFGAVITVGLFILGVKYCLLWGFIATLMRYVPYIGTWVGLIPPVLFSFATAPDWGGGWGQPVAVLVLFIGLETFCNNVVEPTLYGKSMGLSEVAQLVAAAFWAFLWGPIGLILSGPLTVCLLVLGRHVRQFEFFVVLLGDEPALEPQVAFYQRLTARDQDEAAEIALAVAEERGPDAAFDQVIIPALCLARRDHDEGDLDKADLRFVVGATREVAEEIAELRAPTSGAFESRVRVLVVPARDEAEHVTAEVFAMTLDSTRWEVKVAGDETLASELMELVAEFRPVVVVIATMPPGGVSHARYLLARMRQRFPDVKLLVGRWGCESAVLDPRSETIKNTDGIDRTLADTRKRLAEMHPTLLPQKASGTERLTRAEAELVGTAGA, encoded by the coding sequence ATGGCATCGGACTGGCAACGCGCTCTCGTCGCGCTCTCCGCGACGGTCGTCGGTACGGCGCTCATCGCGCTGCTCTTTTGGGCGCGCTCGATTTTCATTCCCGTGACGCTCGCGATCTTCCTGTCGTTCGTGCTGGCGCCGGTCGTGAACCGGTTGCAGCGGCGCGGGTTGGGGCGAACTACGGCCGTTATCGTTACGGTCGGGCTCCTGGTCCTCGTGACCGCGGGGGTCGGGGCCGCGATCACGCAGCAGGTCACGCAACTGGCCGACACGCTCCCGGACAAAAGGGACACGATCCGGCAGAAGGTCACGGCCGCGAAGGAATGGGTTGTTGGGAACGGGAACAGTCGGTTCGGGGAACTGATCGACGACGTATCGAACGCCGTGTCCCCGAAACCCGCTACGCCCCCGATGGTGGTTGAAACGCAATCGTCGTCGTTCACTTCTCAGTTGGACGTGTACCTCGGCCCCGCGGCCGAGTTCCTGGGGCAAGCGGCGTTCACGTTCATCCTGACCGTGTTCATGCTCCTGAAGCGCGAAGACTTGCGCAACCGGATGATTCGACTCCTGGGTTCCGGGAAGGTCACCACGACCACGAAGGCCGTGGACGATGCGTCCCAGCGCATCAGCCGGTACCTGTTCAGCCAGTTGATGGTGAACAGTGCGTTCGGGGCCGTCATCACGGTCGGGCTGTTCATTCTGGGAGTGAAGTACTGCCTGTTGTGGGGGTTCATCGCCACGCTGATGCGGTACGTGCCGTACATCGGAACGTGGGTGGGACTGATCCCGCCGGTCTTGTTCTCGTTCGCAACGGCCCCCGATTGGGGCGGCGGGTGGGGGCAACCGGTCGCGGTGCTCGTTCTGTTCATCGGACTGGAAACGTTCTGCAATAACGTGGTCGAGCCGACGCTGTACGGCAAGAGCATGGGCTTGTCGGAAGTGGCACAACTGGTGGCCGCAGCGTTCTGGGCGTTCCTGTGGGGGCCGATCGGCTTGATCCTGTCCGGTCCGCTCACCGTGTGTCTCTTGGTGCTGGGGCGCCACGTCCGGCAGTTCGAGTTCTTCGTTGTGCTGCTGGGCGACGAACCCGCACTGGAGCCACAAGTCGCTTTTTACCAGCGCCTCACGGCACGCGACCAGGACGAAGCCGCTGAAATCGCACTCGCCGTAGCAGAGGAGCGCGGGCCTGATGCCGCGTTCGATCAGGTCATCATCCCCGCGCTCTGCCTGGCGCGACGCGACCACGACGAGGGCGATCTGGACAAGGCCGATCTGCGGTTCGTAGTTGGCGCGACGCGCGAGGTGGCGGAGGAGATTGCAGAACTAAGGGCACCGACGAGCGGCGCATTTGAGTCGCGCGTGCGTGTGCTCGTGGTCCCGGCCCGGGACGAAGCCGAGCACGTGACTGCCGAAGTGTTCGCGATGACCCTCGATTCGACCCGCTGGGAAGTGAAGGTCGCGGGCGATGAGACGCTGGCTTCCGAACTGATGGAACTGGTCGCGGAGTTCCGGCCCGTGGTGGTCGTGATCGCCACGATGCCGCCCGGCGGTGTATCTCACGCGCGCTACCTGTTGGCCCGGATGCGCCAGCGGTTCCCGGACGTGAAGCTCCTTGTGGGGCGCTGGGGCTGCGAATCGGCGGTGCTCGATCCGCGCAGCGAAACCATCAAGAACACGGACGGGATCGATCGGACCCTGGCCGATACGCGCAAGCGGCTCGCCGAGATGCACCCAACGCTATTGCCCCAAAAGGCATCGGGTACGGAGCGCCTCACGCGGGCGGAAGCCGAATTGGTTGGCACGGCGGGTGCATAA
- a CDS encoding hybrid sensor histidine kinase/response regulator has translation MGTDLKADRAAPGPATRVLLIDDDEDDRFLTEERLADVPGRPYTLDWTPHYGEGLEAICTGTHDVYLLDFHLGARTGIELLREARARGRSAPVILFTGQAHSRTDLEALDAGADDYLEKAGLTASLLDRAIRFAVAQSRAAAELERKVQERTEELARVNAALREADKRKDEFLALLAHELRNPLTPITNALEILRLANDTGDTVRRQRERMERQVAQLKRLVEDLLDVSRITTGKLRLTIETLTVQDIMESVLDMSRSLFEKAGLELIVDVPTAPVKLDGDRVRLTQVFGNILNNASKFTEPGGRVWLTVKPVGGRVTVSVRDTGVGISATVLPQLFGLFTQVDRTLNRSQSGLGIGLALVRKLVEMHGGTVSAHSEGPGTGATFTVYLPVTRVA, from the coding sequence ATGGGAACGGACCTTAAGGCTGATCGCGCCGCCCCCGGACCCGCCACCCGGGTACTGTTGATTGACGACGACGAGGACGACCGGTTCTTGACCGAGGAGCGCCTGGCGGACGTTCCCGGTCGGCCGTACACCCTGGACTGGACGCCCCATTACGGGGAGGGACTTGAGGCGATTTGCACCGGTACGCACGACGTGTACCTGTTGGACTTCCACCTCGGGGCGCGCACCGGCATCGAGTTACTTCGCGAGGCCCGTGCCCGCGGGCGCTCGGCGCCGGTGATTCTGTTCACCGGGCAGGCGCACTCGCGCACGGACCTTGAGGCACTCGACGCGGGCGCGGACGACTATCTGGAGAAGGCCGGACTCACTGCCTCGCTGCTGGACCGGGCGATTCGGTTCGCAGTAGCCCAATCTCGGGCCGCGGCCGAACTGGAGCGAAAGGTCCAGGAACGTACCGAGGAACTGGCGCGCGTGAATGCCGCGCTCCGCGAGGCCGATAAGCGCAAGGACGAGTTCCTCGCGCTCCTGGCGCACGAACTCCGGAACCCCCTGACACCCATCACGAATGCTCTGGAAATTCTGCGGCTCGCGAACGATACGGGCGACACGGTCCGGCGCCAACGCGAGCGCATGGAGCGCCAGGTCGCGCAGCTCAAGCGCCTCGTGGAAGACCTCCTGGACGTGTCCCGGATCACGACCGGGAAGTTGCGTTTGACCATCGAGACGCTGACGGTTCAGGACATCATGGAATCCGTGCTCGATATGAGCCGGTCGCTATTCGAGAAGGCCGGGCTGGAACTGATCGTGGATGTCCCAACCGCCCCGGTGAAACTGGACGGCGACCGGGTCCGGCTCACGCAGGTGTTTGGCAACATCCTCAACAACGCGAGCAAGTTCACCGAACCGGGCGGTCGGGTGTGGCTCACCGTGAAGCCCGTTGGGGGGCGCGTGACGGTCAGCGTGCGCGACACGGGGGTTGGCATCTCGGCCACTGTGCTCCCGCAACTCTTCGGGCTGTTCACGCAGGTCGACCGCACACTGAACCGGTCGCAGTCCGGGTTGGGGATCGGTCTGGCGCTCGTGCGCAAGCTCGTAGAGATGCACGGCGGCACGGTCTCTGCACACAGTGAAGGGCCGGGAACCGGGGCTACGTTCACGGTCTATTTGCCCGTGACTCGCGTGGCTTGA